One Cervus elaphus chromosome 28, mCerEla1.1, whole genome shotgun sequence DNA segment encodes these proteins:
- the BACH2 gene encoding transcription regulator protein BACH2 isoform X1 codes for MSVDEKPGSPMYVYESTVHCTNILLGLNDQRKKDILCDVTLIVERKEFRAHRAVLAACSEYFWQALVGQTKNDLVVSLPEEVTARGFGPLLQFAYTAKLLLSRENIREVIRCAEFLRMHNLEDSCFSFLQTQLLNSEDGLFVCRKDAACQRPHEDHEDSAGEEEDEEEETMDSDTAKMACPRDQMLADPISFEATTIPVAEKEEVLLPESDVPADTKESSAKDALTQYPRYKKYQLACTKNVYNASSHSTSGFASTFSEDHSGTSLKPGLAVGQIKSEPPSEENEEESITLCLSGDEPDVKDRAGDVEMDRKQPSPAPAPAPAPPAGAACLERARGAPSPSCLRSLFSVTKSVEASGLPGTSQQHFARSSACPFDKGITQGDLKTDYAPFPGSYGPPHMGQKDASGFALGSPLKGPGLEALCKQEGELDRRSVIFSSGACDQASPAVQSYSGVSALDKDLSEPVPKGLWVGAGQSHPSSQAYPHGGLMADHLPGRMRPNTSCPVPIKVCPRSPPLEARTRTSSSCSSYSYAEDGSGGSPCSLPLCEFSSSPCSQGARFLATEHQEPGLMGDGMYNQVRPQIKCEQSYGTNSSDESGSFSEADSDGQLTIHPGPSITEEEPLSVAPDRITGHCPGAPQTVKLPFPVDQITDLPRNDFQMMIKMHKLTSEQLEFIHDVRRRSKNRIAAQRCRKRKLDCIQNLECEIRKLVCEKEKLLSERNQLKACMGELLDNFSCLSQEVCRDIQSPEQIQALHRYCPVLRPVGLPTAPSINPAPLGVEQCAAGESAPCCLEQGAAAPGPPWAPSNASENCTSARRLEGTDPGAFSERGPPLEPRSQTVTVDFCQEMTDKCTTDEQPRKDYPQ; via the exons GTCACGGCCAGGGGGTTTGGGCCGCTGCTGCAGTTCGCCTACACCGCCAAGCTGTTACTCAGCAGAGAAAACATCCGCGAGGTCATCCGCTGCGCCGAGTTCCTGCGCATGCACAATCTGGAGGACTCCTGCTTCAGCTTCCTGCAGACCCAGCTTCTGAACAGCGAGGACGGCCTCTTCGTGTGCCGGAAGGATGCGGCGTGCCAGCGCCCGCACGAGGACCACGAGGACAGCGCCGGGGAGGAGGAGGACGAAGAGGAGGAGACCATGGACTCGGATACGGCCAAGATGGCTTGCCCTAGGGACCAGATGCTTGCAGACCCCATCAGCTTTGAGGCCACCACCATCCCAgtggcagagaaggaagaagttTTGTTGCCCGAGTCCGACGTGCCCGCGGACACCAAGGAGAGCTCGGCCAAGGACGCGTTAACGCAGTACCCCAGATACAAGAAATACCAGCTTGCATGTACCAAGAATGTCTATAACGCATCATCACACAGTACCTCAGGTTTTGCAAGCACATTCAGTGAAGATCACTCTGGCACCAGCCTCAAGCCGGGGCTTGCCGTGGGGCAGATTAAAAGCGAGCCGCCCAGCGAAGAGAACGAAGAAGAGAGCATCACGCTCTGCCTGTCCGGAGACGAGCCTGACGTCAAGGACCGAGCGGGCGACGTGGAAATGGACCGGAAGCAGCCCAgccccgcgcccgcgcccgcccCCGCGCCGCCTGCCGGGGCCGCCTGCCTGGAGCGGGCCCGGGGCGCGCCCTCCCCGTCCTGCCTGCGGTCTCTGTTCAGCGTAACAAAAAGTGTGGAGGCGTCCGGCCTGCCCGGCACCTCTCAGCAGCACTTTGCCAGGAGCTCAGCGTGCCCCTTTGACAAGGGGATCACTCAGGGTGACCTTAAAACTGACTACGCCCCCTTCCCGGGGAGTTACGGACCGCCCCACATGGGCCAGAAGGACGCGTCCGGCTTCGCCTTGGGGTCGCCCCTCAAGGGCCCTGGCCTGGAGGCGCTCTGTAAACAGGAGGGTGAGCTGGACCGGAGAAGCGTCATCTTCTCCTCCGGCGCCTGTGACCAAGCGAGCCCCGCGGTGCAGTCGTATTCTGGGGTAAGCGCTCTGGACAAAGACCTCTCGGAGCCGGTGCCAAAGGGCCTGTGGGTGGGGGCCGGCCAGTCCCACCCCAGCTCGCAGGCCTACCCCCACGGGGGGCTGATGGCGGACCACTTGCCGGGAAGGATGCGGCCCAACACTAGCTGCCCGGTGCCAATCAAGGTGTGCCCTCGGTCGCCCCCGCTGGAGGCCAGGACGAGGACTTCCagctcctgctcctcctattCCTACGCAGAGGACGGGAGCGGCGGCTCGCCCTGCAGCCTCCCTCTCTGCGAGTTCTCCTCCTCGCCCTGCTCCCAGGGAGCCAGATTCCTTGCCACAGAACATCAGGAGCCAGGCCTGATGGGAGACGGGATGTACAACCAGGTCCGACCCCAGATTAAATGTGAGCAGTCTTACGGAACCAACTCCAGCGACGAATCCGGATCGTTCTCGGAAGCAGACA GTGATGGACAGCTCACCATCCATCCTGGCCCCAGTATCACTGAGGAAGAACCTCTGTCGGTTGCACCTGACCGTATCACGGGTCATTGCCCAGGTGCCCCCCAAACG GTCAAACTTCCATTTCCTGTCGATCAAATCACCGACCTTCCGAGGAATGACTTCCAGATGATGATCAAGATGCACAAGCTGACGTCGGAGCAGTTAGAGTTCATTCACGATGTCCGCCGGCGCAGCAAGAACCGCATCGCCGCCCAGCGCTGCCGCAAGAGGAAGCTGGACTGTATTCAGAACTTGGAATGTGAAATCCGCAAGCTG GTGTGTGAGAAAGAGAAGCTGCTGTCCGAGAGGAATCAGCTGAAAGCGTGCATGGGAGAACTGCTGGACAACTTCTCGTGCCTCTCCCAGGAAGTCTGCCGAGACATCCAGAGCCCCGAGCAGATCCAGGCCCTGCATCGGTACTGCCCCGTCCTCAGACCCGTGGGTCTTCCCACAGCCCCCAGTATCAACCCCGCGCCCCTGGGCGTGGAGCAGTGCGCGGCGGGGGAGAGCGCGCCCTGCTGCTTGGAGCAGGGGGCGGCGGCCCCCGGCcccccctgggcccccagcaacGCCTCGGAGAACTGTACTTCTGCTCGGAGGCTGGAGGGCACCGACCCAGGGGCCTTCTCTGAGCGAGGGCCTCCCCTGGAACCCAGGAGCCAAACGGTGACCGTGGACTTCTGCCAGGAGATGACTGATAAGTGTACAACGGATGAACAACCCAGGAAAGATTACCCCCAGTGA